The uncultured Bacteroides sp. genome has a segment encoding these proteins:
- a CDS encoding glycoside hydrolase family 43 protein, translated as MAKIIKSVFLLSFLFLLSCKTMNQEVYLSTSFHEPATDGLRYIYSEDGIHWDSIAGTWLKPKVGAQKVLRDPSITRSSDGTYHLVWTSSWKGDTGFGYAHSKDLIHWSEEQLIPVMAKEPTTVNVWAPEIFYDDVKDEFVVVWASCVPHRFERGVEDEENNHRLYYITTKDFKTISETKLFYDPGFSVIDATILKRDKEDYVLVMKDNTRAMRNLKVAFAKSPTGPYSPASVPFTDSFVEGPTVAKVAKDYYIYFDVYERKVFGAMQTRDFIHFQDKTDELKMPKGHKHGTIVKVPYSIVRKLLKNSK; from the coding sequence ATGGCGAAAATAATTAAATCGGTTTTTTTATTGTCTTTTTTGTTTTTACTTTCTTGTAAAACAATGAATCAAGAGGTGTATCTTTCTACTTCATTCCATGAACCAGCAACTGACGGACTTCGTTATATTTACAGTGAAGATGGAATCCATTGGGATAGTATTGCCGGAACTTGGTTAAAGCCGAAAGTTGGTGCGCAAAAAGTATTGCGTGACCCATCAATAACCCGTTCTTCTGATGGGACTTATCATTTGGTGTGGACTTCTAGCTGGAAAGGTGATACAGGATTTGGTTATGCACATTCTAAAGATTTAATTCATTGGTCGGAAGAACAATTAATCCCTGTGATGGCTAAAGAGCCCACTACTGTAAATGTTTGGGCGCCAGAGATTTTTTATGATGATGTGAAGGATGAATTTGTAGTTGTTTGGGCTTCATGTGTTCCCCATCGTTTTGAAAGAGGTGTTGAAGATGAAGAAAATAATCATCGTTTATATTACATAACTACCAAAGACTTCAAAACAATTTCGGAAACGAAGCTTTTCTATGATCCCGGATTTAGTGTAATCGATGCGACTATTTTGAAACGTGACAAGGAAGATTATGTATTAGTGATGAAAGACAATACACGTGCCATGAGAAACCTGAAAGTTGCTTTTGCTAAATCTCCTACAGGTCCTTATTCTCCTGCATCAGTACCTTTTACAGATAGTTTTGTGGAGGGTCCTACTGTTGCTAAAGTTGCAAAAGATTATTATATATACTTTGATGTGTACGAGAGAAAGGTATTCGGAGCAATGCAGACACGTGATTTTATCCATTTCCAGGATAAAACAGATGAACTAAAAATGCCGAAAGGACATAAGCATGGTACTATTGTAAAAGTACCATACTCCATTGTCAGGAAACTTTTGAAAAACAGTAAGTAA
- a CDS encoding DUF3826 domain-containing protein, giving the protein MNFLYLAALLFLFAGTTFATELDSLNRDPKYVETIKGRSQKIVDKLKLKKVDVALDVRNIIANKYFLLNDIYAKRDAEVKKVKDSGIAGSQKNEALSAIDHEKDAALYRSHFAFPADLSIYLDDKQVEAVKDGMTFGVVKVTYDATLDMIPSLKKDEKKQILVWLTEAREFAVDAENSNKKHEAFGKYKGRINNYLSKKGYDLVKERAGWAARLKAKGIKQ; this is encoded by the coding sequence TATTATTCCTTTTTGCTGGTACAACTTTTGCTACAGAACTTGATTCACTTAATCGTGATCCTAAATATGTAGAGACTATTAAAGGTCGTTCGCAAAAGATTGTTGATAAGCTAAAACTGAAAAAGGTAGATGTAGCTCTGGATGTTCGTAATATTATTGCCAACAAATATTTCTTGTTGAATGATATTTATGCAAAAAGAGATGCTGAAGTTAAGAAAGTGAAAGATTCTGGTATTGCTGGTTCACAAAAGAATGAAGCTCTTTCTGCTATTGATCACGAGAAAGATGCAGCTCTTTACCGTTCTCATTTTGCTTTCCCTGCAGACTTATCTATTTATCTTGATGATAAACAGGTTGAAGCTGTTAAGGATGGTATGACTTTCGGTGTTGTTAAGGTAACCTATGATGCAACTCTTGATATGATTCCTTCATTAAAGAAGGATGAAAAGAAGCAAATCCTTGTTTGGCTTACTGAAGCTCGTGAGTTTGCAGTGGATGCTGAAAATTCAAACAAGAAGCATGAGGCATTTGGCAAATACAAAGGCCGCATTAATAACTATCTTTCAAAGAAAGGATATGATTTGGTTAAGGAAAGAGCTGGATGGGCAGCGCGTCTTAAAGCAAAAGGCATTAAGCAGTAG